Proteins from a genomic interval of Periophthalmus magnuspinnatus isolate fPerMag1 chromosome 11, fPerMag1.2.pri, whole genome shotgun sequence:
- the gnb3b gene encoding guanine nucleotide-binding protein G(I)/G(S)/G(T) subunit beta-3b: MAAEKAEIDKLKKECDGLRNQIETARKGVNDGDMAGAASGVDSVGRVQLKNRKTLKGHLAKIYAMHWGSDSRQMVSASQDGKLLIWDTHTGNKLVAVPLKSAWVMSVAFAPSGNLVASGGLDNMCTVYNVKAASPKTLRELDAHTGYLSCCRFLSDSEIITASGDTTCCLWDLETGKQKVIFTNHIGDCMSLALSPDQNCFISGACDSLAKLWDIREGTCKQTFSGHTSDINAIAFFPSGNVVITGSDDTTCKMYDLRSDQEVLGYQDSGLNAGVTSVALSSSGRLIFAGYDDFNCHIWDALKGERVGVLSGHDNRVSCTGVPEDGLGVCTGSWDSFLKLWN, from the exons ATGGCAGCGGAGAAAGCAGAGATCGACAAACTGAAAAAGGAGTGCGATGGCCTCCGCAATCAGATCGAG ACGGCGCGTAAAGGTGTAAACGATGGAGACATGGCCGGAGCAGCTTCAGGTGTCGACTCTGTTGGACGAGTTCAGCTGAAAAACAGGAAAACCCTCAAAGGTCACCTCGCCAAAATCTACGCCATGCACTGGGGATCCGACTCCAG ACAAATGGTCAGTGCATCACAGGACGGAAAGCTGCTCATCTGGGACACCCACACAGGAAACAAG CTGGTGGCAGTACCCCTGAAGTCGGCCTGGGTGATGAGCGTAGCATTCGCGCCGTCCGGTAACCTGGTGGCAAGTGGTGGTTTGGATAATATGTGCACAGTTTATAACGTCAAAGCAGCGAGCCCCAAGACACTGAGGGAGCTCGACGCACACACAG GTTATCTGTCCTGCTGCAGATTCCTGAGTGACAGTGAGATCATCACAGCGTCCGGAGACACCACCTG cTGCCTGTGGGATTTGGAGACCGGTAAGCAGAAGGTGATCTTCACAAACCACATTGGGGACTGCATGTCTCTGGCCCTGTCTCCGGACCAGAACTGTTTCATCTCTGGAGCCTGCGACTCCTTGGCCAAACTGTGGGACATCAGGGAGGGCACGTGCAAGCAGACGTTCAGCGGGCATACCAGCGACATCAACGCCATCGCT TTCTTCCCGAGTGGAAACGTGGTCATCACTGGCTCTGATGACACCACCTGTAAGATGTACGACCTGCGCTCAGACCAGGAGGTTCTGGGATACCAGGACTCTGGACTCAATGCTGGGGTCACCTCTGTGGCTCTGTCCAGCTCCGGGAGGCTCATCTTCGCCGGATATGACGACTTCAACTGTCACATCTGGGATGCACTGAAGGGGGAGAGAGTCG gCGTGTTGTCCGGCCACGACAACCGTGTGAGCTGCACTGGAGTCCCTGAGGACGGCCTGGGCGTGTGCACTGGCTCCTGGGACAGCTTCCTCAAACTGTGGAACTAA